From the genome of Pseudomonas sihuiensis:
CTCCACACCGATGCTCAGCTGATACTCGCGCAGGTAGTTGACCAGCACCGGGCCGAGCACACCAGCCACCGCCCAGGCAGTCAGCAGGCGACCGTGGATCGCGCCGACCATCTGCGTGCCGAACAAATCGGCCAGGTAGGCCGGCACGGTGGCGAAGCCGCCGCCGTACATCGACAGGATGATGCAGAACGCCAGCACGAACAGCGCCAGGCTGCCCAGGTGACCGAGCATCGGCACCGAAGCGTAGAGCGCGAAGCCCAGACCGAAGAACACGAAGTAGGTGCCCTTACGACCGATGAAGTCCGAGCAGGAGGCCCAGAAGAAGCGGCCACCGATGTTGAACAGGCTGAGCAGACCGGTGAAGCCCGCAGCGATGGCAGCGATCTCGACCAGTTGCGCGGAGCTGAGCTCGTTGAAGGCCAGGTCAACACCGATCAGCCTGCCGGCGAAGACTTCCTGCAGCAGCGGCGAAGCCATGCCGATGATGCCGATACCGGCCGACACGTTCAGGCACAGCACGGCCCAGACCAGCCAGAACTGCGGGGTCTTCCACGCGGTGTTCACGTGTACGTGACCCTTGGTGATCATCGCGTTACTGGCCTTGGCTGTCGGCGCGGTCCAGCCTGCCGGTTTCCAGCCGGTCGGCGGTACGCGGTAGGACAGCGCACCACCCATCATGAAGATGAAGTAGATCACCGCCATGACCACGAAGCTCTGCCAGACGCCCACACCTTCAGCCGACGCGAAGTGATTCATCAGAATCGCCGCCAGCGGCGCACCGACCATCGCACCACCGCCGAAGCCCATGATCGCCATGCCGGTGGCCATGCCGCGCTTGTCCGGGAACCACTTGATCAGGGTCGAGACCGGCGAGATGTAACCCAGGCCGAGACCGATACCACCGATTACCCCCGAGCCCAGCCATAGCAGCCAGATCTGGTGGGTATAGATACCCAGCGCGGAAATCAGCAGACCGCCGCACCAGCACAGCGCGGAGACCACGCCCGCCTTGCGCGGGCCAGCATGTTCCAGCCAGCCACCCCAGATGGCAGCCGAGCAGCCGAGGAAAACGAAGAACAGGGTGTAGATCCAGCCGAGCATGGAGATCTGCCAGTCGCAGTTGCTGGCGAAAATCTGCTCGAAGAAGCCCATTTCCGGGGCACAGGCCGTGGCAGCGGTGATACCGACCGCCTTCGACAGCGGCAACCAGAATACCGAGAAGCCGTAGGCCATGCCGATACACAGGTGAATGGCGAGAGCGGCTGGCGGAACCAACCAACGGTTGAAACCGGGGCGCGCGATGATGCGCTCCTTGGACAGAAATGCAGGCTTCGCCACATCGCCGTCCAATACAAAGGCGTCAGTCATAGATAGGTCTCTTCTTTTAGTTACGAGCAAGCAAGGGCAATCGCATAGACTCGCCGAGGTAAAAGCTTGCGGAGAGTAGCACCAGGGCGCGACAAATCGCCGCGCAAGAAGTCAATTTTTATCAATTTATGCAGATTTTTTGCTTTTTACGCAAAAACCCAAAAGACCTCATCTATTGCGTGATAGACAGCGTCGATACAACTGCCAATCCGCTGCACGGCGCAGCTGCGGGGAACCGCTCGAACCTATTCCGATCCAAGCTCGAGCCAATCCCTGTTCAGCGCCTCAAGCAGGCGCCTGGACATGGCTCCATGACGCTATAATCGGCAGTCTTCTGCACACCGCCATTCCAGCTCTCGAAACCAAGGACCCATTCATGAAAGCGTTAGGCAAGATTCTGGGCCTTTTCTTTCTCGGCTTGCTGCTGATCGTAGTGGCGCTGCTGTTCGCTCTGACTCATCTGTTCGACCCCAACGACTACAAGGACGAGATCCGCCAGATCGCCCGCGACAAGGCCAACCTCGAGCTGCAGCTCAGGGGCGATATCGGCTGGAGCCTGTTCCCCTGGCTGGGCCTGGAACTGACCGACGCCACTCTGGCCAGTGCCGACACCCCGGACAAGCCCTTCGCCGACCTGCGCATGATCGGCCTGTCGGTGCGCGTGATGCCGCTGCTGCGCAAGGAAGTGCAGATGAGCGACATCCGCGTCGACGGCCTCAACCTCAATCTGCAGCGCGACGACAAGGGCCGCGGCAACTGGGAAGGCGTCGGCCGCCCAGCCCAGGCCAGCGCCACGCAACCCGCGCCCAGCG
Proteins encoded in this window:
- a CDS encoding OFA family MFS transporter, with the protein product MTDAFVLDGDVAKPAFLSKERIIARPGFNRWLVPPAALAIHLCIGMAYGFSVFWLPLSKAVGITAATACAPEMGFFEQIFASNCDWQISMLGWIYTLFFVFLGCSAAIWGGWLEHAGPRKAGVVSALCWCGGLLISALGIYTHQIWLLWLGSGVIGGIGLGLGYISPVSTLIKWFPDKRGMATGMAIMGFGGGAMVGAPLAAILMNHFASAEGVGVWQSFVVMAVIYFIFMMGGALSYRVPPTGWKPAGWTAPTAKASNAMITKGHVHVNTAWKTPQFWLVWAVLCLNVSAGIGIIGMASPLLQEVFAGRLIGVDLAFNELSSAQLVEIAAIAAGFTGLLSLFNIGGRFFWASCSDFIGRKGTYFVFFGLGFALYASVPMLGHLGSLALFVLAFCIILSMYGGGFATVPAYLADLFGTQMVGAIHGRLLTAWAVAGVLGPVLVNYLREYQLSIGVEKAAAYDITLYILAGLLVLGFICNALVRPVAPKYFMTEAELAAERAHGEKSAPAASELEWSADPSSKPVAVAAWLVVGIPLAWGVWITLQKTVVLFQ